From one Planococcus citri chromosome 3, ihPlaCitr1.1, whole genome shotgun sequence genomic stretch:
- the LOC135840899 gene encoding uncharacterized protein LOC135840899 produces the protein MESFKVPMCERCGDGFEMRQEVVKNEYCPHVFHQTCIKDATEQRTPAGNFKTVKNKCPNKNCNALLVRQRYNYLSFRFGTPSCVCTNQSHRISIDNQGEIIRRQSERINHLQESLEDAEAVCVVRLNRISDLEQQLYNIRRENEVNHLDDIDEELVQENGEYVEDTIDDDINEVDNCVNTDNNNEESQDTIQAENTSPIGRNDLNEPIDRLSSIFAAKEAEEREFQRQLDLQLDAQDGLIAKVPDTLPPIEKIGEAGPSRQSTNTDQVSIYGSTSSSVIVSPKTIEENKEIHSKTSEINLDDVNMPPAHPSTEPPVLANDAVPSTSRFRDTFRPSGRNVLGSFFNAHNVLVNHIVAPSANATRMSRDPRTRNVISPRVATIAEAQRPLMDDEDAPNEDFRNEREIRIYDGGVNGHSMQRAIFPNRRSNIMAILERANYHYGHQIQHQLRQEFSFQTQEMYSSVFTTWSSNDNQPSTHCFFNGWWVVGDGLAHSLAREPLRRNSVLKNRWDRSRFAGSFISAKRLMHNIDNHLTNVPPYVILSMGTHDNTLENELATRLNTNLVLKCLLDHCVRRILVLPTIVAPRREDAQRLLEYRDWQRSIMPQMDTERIHYLEFIEETIDRVEPYHCDMGGILYVHPFVVFDVIYRISHLLAYRP, from the exons ATGGAATCGTTCAAAGTGCCTATGTGTGAACGCTGCGGCGACGGTTTCGAGATGCGTCAAGAAGTTGTAAAAAACGAATATTGCCCGCACGTATTCCATCAAACCTGTATTAAAGATGCAACAGAACAACGGACCCCGGCTGGAAATTTTAAGACGGTGAAAAATAAATgtccaaacaaaaattgtaacGCGCTCCTTGTACGCCAACGGTACAACTATTTATCCTTCCGTTTTGGTACACCATCATGCGTCTGTACGAATCAATCACATCGAATTAGTATTGACAACCAAGGAGAAATAATCCGTCGACAATCCGAACGCATTAACCATCTCCAAGAATCTCTCGAAGATGCTGAGGCGGTGTGTGTCGTACGGTTGAATAGAATTTCGGATTTGGAACAACAATTGTATAATATCAGACGTGAAAATGAAGTTAATCATCTCGACG ATATTGATGAAGAATTAGTTCAAGAAAACGGTGAATACGTCGAAGATACGATTGACGATGATATTAATGAAGTAGACAATTGCGTAAATACCGATAATAATAACGAAGAGTCGCAAGATACAATACAAGCTGAAAACACAAGCCCAATTGGACGTAACGACCTGAACGAACCGATTGATCGATTATCGTCGATATTCGCCGCGAAAGAAG CTGAAGAGCGTGAGTTCCAACGACAACTAGACCTGCAATTGGATGCGCAAGATGGCTTAATTGCCAAGGTTCCTGATACGTTACCTCCAATCGAAAAAATCGGCGAAGCTGGTCCATCACGCCAATCGACGAATACTGATCAAGTATCAATCTACGGTTCGACTTCATCGTCGGTCATCGTGTCGCCTAAGACTATCgaggaaaataaagaaattcaTTCGAAAACATCAGAAATCAACCTCGATGATGTGAACATGCCACCTGCTCATCCGTCAACTGAACCGCCAGTATTGGCAAATGATGCTGTCCCATCGACTTCACGATTTCGCGACACCTTCCGTCCAAGTGGCCGCAACGTATTGGGAAGTTTTTTCAACGCACATAACGTGCTGGTCAACCACATCGTGGCACCGTCTGCGAACGCTACACGCATGTCGCGAGATCCGCGGACCCGTAACGTAATATCGCCACGTGTGGCCACCATCGCCGAAGCTCAAAGACCGTTAATGGACGATGAAGACGCTCCGAATGAAGACTTCCGCAATGAACGTGAAATACGTATTTACGACGGAGGAGTAAACGGCCATTCAATGCAAAGAGCGATTTTTCCTAACCGCCGCAGTAATATTATGGCAATCCTCGAAAGAGCAAACTACCATTATGGCCATCAAATTCAACATCAGCTGAGgcaagaattttcatttcaaacgcAAGAAATGTATTCATCGGTTTTTACGACTTGGTCTTCGAACGATAACCAGCCATCAACCCATTGTTTCTTCAATGGGTGGTGGGTGGTTGGTGATGGCTTGGCACATTCTTTGGCAAGAGAGCCATTAAGAAGAAATTCCGTTCTGAAGAATCGGTGGGATAGGTCAAGATTTGCAGGGAGCTTCATTAGCGCCAAAAGGCTGATGCATAATATTGACAACCACTTGACAAACGTCCCGCCTTACGTAATTCTCTCTATGGGAACCCACGACAATACGCTTGAAAATGAATTGGCTACTCGATTAAACACCAACCTCGTCCTGAAATGTTTACTTGACCACTGCGTACGGCGAATTCTAGTTCTTCCGACTATCGTAGCTCCTAGACGAGAAGACGCTCAGAGATTGTTAGAATATCGCGACTGGCAGAGAAGTATCATGCCTCAGATGGATACGGAAAGAATTCACTATTTAGAATTCATCGAAGAAACTATCGATCGCGTAGAGCCCTATCATTGCGATATGGGTGGTATCCTATACGTTCATCCGTTCGTGGTATTCGACGTAATCTACAGAATTAGCCATCTTCTCGCCTACAGGCCGTAA
- the LOC135838498 gene encoding fumarylacetoacetate hydrolase domain-containing protein 2, whose amino-acid sequence MNVLKNIFGKSSYSYVEKIHNVRKFHLSSANKTRFVQYTSNENTQSLGILSKDSTEVIDLSNVNSSIPNTLVEYLRNESEYSKIIPKILNEKKLVYKTEQIKLLAPVTKPDKVICVGLNYKGHCDEQNKPYPEEPFFFTKFPSTIIGPNDALLLPVKSKAVDWEVELTVVIGKTARFVNIEDASEYIFGYTVAQDISARDWQTPKKNNGQWIFAKSMDQFCPLGPCVVTKDEIPDPHNLQISCSVNGVQKQNANTVELIHRIDKLVSYLSELITLLPGDIILTGTPSGVGVFRNPREFLKPGDRIKSEISSIGVLENSIV is encoded by the exons atgaatgttttaaaaaatatattcggTAAATCTTCGTATTCGtacgttgaaaaaatccacAACGTACGAAAGTTTCACCTAAGTAGTGCAAATAAAACACGCTTCGTTCAATACACGTCGAATGAAAACACTCAAAGTTTAGGTATTTTATCCAAAGACTCGACCGAAGTAATTGACTTGAGCAACGTGAACTCCAGTATACCGAATACGTTGGTGGAATACCTTCGAAATGAATCCGAATATAGCAAAATAATACCCAA AATACTGAACGAGAAGAAGCTAGTCTATAAAACCGAACAAATAAAACTACTCGCTCCAGTTACCAAACCAGATAAAGTAATTTGCGTGGGACTTAATTACAAAGGACATTGTGATGAGCAAAATAAACCTTACCCAGAGGAACCATTCTTCTTTACGAAATTTCCTAGTACCATCATAGGACCTAATGATGCTTTACTTCTTCCAGTTAAATCTAAA GCTGTGGATTGGGAAGTCGAATTGACTGTTGTTATTGGAAAGACGGCTAGATTTGTGAATATTGAAGATGCTTCCGAATATATCTTCGGTTATACCGTTGCTCAAGATATTTCAGCTCGAGATTGGCAAACGCCGAAGAAAAATAATGGACAGTGGATTTTTG ctAAAAGTATGGATCAGTTTTGTCCACTGGGTCCTTGTGTAGTTACCAAAGATGAAATACCGGATCCtcataatttacaaatttcgtGTTCGGTGAATGGTGTTCAAAAACAAAACGCTAATACGGTGGAATTAATTCATAGAATTGATAAATTGGTTTCATATTTATCAGA ATTGATCACTTTATTGCCTGGTGATATTATTTTGACTGGTACACCAAGTGGCGTTGGAGTGTTTCGAAATCCCAGAGAATTTCTAAAA CCTGGTGATCGAATCAAGAGTGAAATTTCATCCATCGgagttttagaaaattcaatcgTATAG